A window from Podospora bellae-mahoneyi strain CBS 112042 chromosome 1 map unlocalized CBS112042p_1, whole genome shotgun sequence encodes these proteins:
- the RGD1 gene encoding Rho GTPase-activating protein (COG:T; BUSCO:EOG092620CR; EggNog:ENOG503NVC8) — MSLGGDTTTGTAPEQGATSPISAPQTQSDEPSPQVQDVLSSEIGISVMLNRLKQSIASAKEFSNFLKKRSALEDEHANSLKKICRQSQESMARSEHRGGSFATAYEEMMAIHDRMADNGLQFAMSLHQMSEDLQELAAIAEKSRKGWKQNGLSAEHRVVELETAMRKSKAKYDSLAEEYDRARTGDTTGRQGGKVFGLRSHKSGAQHEEDLLRKAQVADQDYQTKVQVAHTERKELLERTRPETVKALQDIVKECDSGLVLQMQKFASFNEKLVLSNGLSISPLKNGSEGRSLRESILSINNDKDLNDYLASQHAKVPPKASLPQYEHNHLIDASTRAPATTYTQKQSQTPSSAQPPLPQPGMFQQNARTSTFSETVANVQNQGPYGHNYGQSTSSIPILGNPSSQALHERSFSHGSAMGPGPGSASQQQYGQRGSTPQQTQPPPGLRFNGAYNSPSSRDGPPQLGALPFQSSQTQQPQQTNFSQLPSQQTASGPVSNSLQQHPVVPPQAHRNSPPIAPQMAPSRPVFGVSLTRLYERDGLAVPMVVYQCIQAVDLFGLNVEGIYRLSGSVPAVNKLKTLFDTDSSSSNLDFRNPENFFHDVNSVAGLLKQFFRDLPDPLMTREHYSACIDAAKNEDDIVRRDSLHAIINNLPDPNYATLRALTLHLHRVIENSGANRMSSQNLAIVFGPTLMGTAPGSAIADAGWQVRVIDTILQNTFQIFDEDD, encoded by the exons ATGTCCCTTGGAggagacaccaccaccgggacCGCCCCAGAGCAGGGCGCCACTTCGCCAATATCAGCGCCGCAGACTCAGAGCGATGAACCATCGCCACAGGTCCAAGATGTTCTTTCATCAGAG ATCGGTATCTCGGTGATGTTAAACCGACTGAAGCAGAGCATTGCTTCTGCCAAG GAGTTTTCCAATTTCCTGAAGAAACGATCGGCGCTCGAGGATGAACATGCGAATTCGTTAAAGAAGATATGCCGGCAGTCACAAGAGAGTATGGCCCGATCCGAGCATCGTGGCGGATCTTTTGCGACAGCATACGAAGAGATGATGGCCATTCACGACCGAATGGCGGACAACGGGCTGCAGTTTGCTATGTCCCTGCATCAGATGTCCGAGGACCTTCAGGAACTGGCTGCCATCGCCGAGAAGTCTAGAAAGGGATGGAAACAAAATGGCCTCTCTGCCGAACATCGCGTGGTCGAACTTGAGACGGCTATGAGGAAGTCCAAAGCCAAGTACGACTCTCTTGCTGAAGAATATGACCGGGCCCGCACCGGAGATACTACTGGGCGCCAGGGAGGCAAggtgtttgggttgaggagcCACAAGTCAGGCGCACAGCACGAGGAGGATCTGCTACGAAAGGCCCAAGTTGCGGATCAAGACTATCAGACAAAGGTGCAAGTTGCCCATACCGAACGAAAGGAGCTGCTTGAAAGGACGAGGCCTGAGACGGTCAAGGCGCTGCAAGATATCGTCAAGGAGTGTGATTCGGGGTTAGTGCTGCAGATGCAGAAATTTG CCTCGTTCAATGAAAAACTGGTCCTCAGCAATGGCCTTAGTATCAGCCCCTTGAAGAATGGATCTGAGGGACGCAGTCTCCGCGAGTCGATTCTGTCCATTAATAACGACAAGGATTTGAATGACTACCTGGCCAGCCAACATGCCAAGGTGCCGCCAAAGGCTTCTCTGCCGCAGTATGAACACAATCAT CTCATTGATGCCTCGACTCGTGCTCCAGCAACAACTTACACACAAAAACAGTCACAAACCCCTAGCTCTGCCCAGCCCCCGCTTCCACAACCCGGAATGTTTCAACAAAACGCGAGGACGAGCACTTTCTCTGAGACTGTTGCCAATGTCCAAAACCAAGGCCCGTATGGTCATAACTATGGCCAGAGTACCAGCTCGATTCCCATATTAGGTAATCCCTCCTCTCAAGCACTGCACGAGAGGAGTTTCAGTCACGGGAGCGCAATGGGACCAGGACCTGGATCGGCCAGCCAACAACAGTATGGACAGCGTGGTTCGACGCCccaacaaacacaaccaccacctggGTTGAGATTTAATGGAGCATACAACTCTCCCTCGTCCCGCGACGGGCCTCCACAACTTGGTGCTCTTCCTTTCCAATCTTCCCAGAcccagcagcctcaacaaACCAATTTCAGCCAGCTTCCTTCGCAGCAAACCGCCAGCGGCCCGGTATCCAACTcacttcaacaacatccgGTCGTCCCTCCGCAAGCTCATCGGAACTCGCCTCCCATTGCACCTCAGATGGCACCATCTCGTCCCGTGTTTGGTGTCAGTCTCACCAGATTGTACGAGCGGGATGGCTTGGCCGTGCCGATGGTGGTATATCAGTGCATCCAGGCGGTGGATTTGTTTGGTCTGAACGTTGAAGGCATCTATCGACTTTCGGGTTCTGTACCGGccgtcaacaagctcaagacTCTGTTTGATACGGACTCGAGCTCCAGCAATCTCGACTTTAGAAACCCGGAGAACTTCTTCCATGATGTCAACAGTGTTGCTGGCTTGTTGAAGCAGTTCTTCCGGGATCTGCCTGATCCgctgatgacgagggagCATTACAGTGCCTGCATTGATGCAGCTA AAAACGAAGATGACATTGTGCGTCGCGACTCGCTCCACGCAATCATAAACAACCTTCCGGACCCAAACTACGCCACACTTCGGGCTCTTACTCTGCATCTTCACAGGGTCATTGAGAATTCGGGGGCAAACCGCATGAGCTCGCAGAACCTGGCCATTGTGTTCGGTCCCACGCTCATGGGCACGGCACCGGGGTCGGCCATAGCGGATGCCGGCTGGCAGGTGCGTGTTATTGACACGATCTTGCAGAACACGTTTCAGATttttgatgaagatgactgA
- the AL1 gene encoding phytoene dehydrogenase AL-1 (COG:H; EggNog:ENOG503NY26) — protein MANEKPRTAIVIGAGAGGIAISARLAKAGLKVTVLEKNDFTGGRCSIFRSKAGFRFDQGPSLLLLPNLFRETFADFGTTLEAEGVELLQCFPNYDIWFSDGAVFRSSTDTAAMKREIEKWEGPDGFQRYLNWLAEAHGHYEISLQHVLHRNFTNHAQLADPTFVAPTIALHPLESIWSRTTRYFWSDRLRRVFTFATMYMGMSPYDAPSTYSLLQYTELAEGIWYPKGGFQTILAAIERIGRRLGVQYCLNTPVAKVLTGGPDGKTATGVLLESGEKLEADLVIVNADLVYAYNNLFPQESENKSVGPTITPYAKDLSKREASCSSISFYWSFSKKIPELGTHNIFLADEYKESFDAIFKRHTLPSDPSFYINVPSRVDPTAAPPDKDAVICLIPVGHLSVTHPASSWPSLVASAKKAVLATVEKRTGLKNLESLIMEETINSPPEWQAKFNLDRGAILGLSHSFFNVLSFRPRTRAKGVRNAYFVGASTHPGTGVPIVLAGAKITAEQILGDKNMEVPWVPLKEWKGDVQAKQGNEKRGGGRLDLVKRPLWTDDWNLFLWSVIGLLGVVVVFLAGPAAWGNGGFVGDW, from the exons ATGGCGAATGAGAAGCCAAGGACCGCGATTGTCATCG GcgctggagctggtggaaTTGCCATTTCTGCACGTTTGGCAAAGGCGGGGTTGAAGGTCACGGTTCTGGAAAAGAACGACTTCACGGGTGGGAGATGCAGTATCTTCAGGTCCAAGGCCGGGTTTCGTTTTGACCAAGGCCCttcgttgctgctgctgccaaacTTGTTTCGTGAGACTTTTGCGGATTTCGGCACCACACTCGAGGCTGAGGGTGTAGAGCTGCTACAGTGCTTTCCCAATTATGAT ATTTGGTTCTCTGATGGCGCTGTCTTCAGAAGCAGCACTGACACAGCTGCCATGAAAAGAGAGATcgagaagtgggaggggCCAGATGGTTTTCAACGGTATCTCAACTGGCTGGCAGAAGCTCACGGTCACTACGAGATCAGCCTGCAGCATGTCCTACATCGCAACTTCACCAACCACGCCCAGCTTGCCGACCCAACTTTCGTCGCACCCACCATCGCCCTTCACCCGCTCGAAAGCATCTGGAGCCGAACCACTCGTTACTTCTGGTCAGACCGTCTCCGGAGAGTATTCACCTTCGCCACCATGTACATGGGCATGTCACCTTACGACGCCCCCAGCACCTACAGTCTTCTGCAGTACACCGAGCTTGCCGAAGGCATCTGGTACCCCAAAGGCGGCTTTCAAACCATCCTCGCGGCCATCGAACGTATTGGCCGTCGTCTAGGCGTGCAATACtgcctcaacacccccgtAGCTAAAGTCCTAACTGGCGGACCAGACGGCAAGACCGCCACGGGAGTCCTTCTGGAGTCTggcgagaagctggaggccGACCTCGTCATTGTCAACGCTGATCTTGTTTACGCCtacaacaacctcttccctcaAGAATCCGAGAACAAATCCGTCGGCCCAACAATCACCCCTTACGCCAAGGACCTCTCCAAGCGTGAAGCCTCCTGcagctccatctccttctaCTGGAGTTTCTCCAAAAAGATCCCCGAGCTGGGCACCCACAACATTTTTCTCGCGGATGAGTACAAGGAGTCGTTTGATGCCATTTTCAAAAGGCACACTCTCCCATCTGATCCATCTTTC TACATCAATGTCCCCTCCCGCGTCGACCCAACAGCCGCACCTCCAGATAAGGACGCCGTAATCTGCCTCATCCCCGTAGGCCACCTCTCCGTCACGCACccggcctcctcctggcCCTCCCTCGTCGCCTCGGCCAAAAAGGCCGTCCTGGCCACGGTAGAGAAGCGCACCGGCCTCAAGAACCTCGAATCGTTGATCATGGAGGAAACGATCAACTCTCCCCCTGAATGGCAGGCCAAGTTCAACCTCGACCGCGGCGCCATCCTGGGCCTGTCccactccttcttcaacgtcctctccttccgcccgaggacgagggcgaagggggtgaggaatgCGTATTTTGTCGGGGCGAGCACGCACCCTGGCACGGGGGTTCCGATTGTCCTTGCCGGGGCGAAGATTACGGCGGAGCAGATCTTGGGGGATAAGAATATGGAGGTTCCTTGGGTGCCGCTGaaggagtggaagggggatgtgCAGGCGAAGCAGGGCAATgaaaagagggggggagggaggttggaCTTGGTGAAGAGGCCGTTGTGGACGGATGATTGGAATTTGTTTTTGTGGAGTGTGATTGGGTtattgggggtggtggtggttttccTTGCTGGACCGGCTGCTTGGGGGAACggggggtttgtgggggaTTGGTAA
- the TES1 gene encoding acyl-CoA thioesterase (COG:I; EggNog:ENOG503NXST), whose product MENRATLLRPPPPDPNKAPIENVLEVTELAVLGPNIFTNARKPWHPPGARGIYGGAVIAMCLAAAQRTVADDFLPHSCHCYFLLAGASNLPILFHVEQVRDGRSFATRTVQARQRGRCIFTTTISFVKDGSSGAPGTQVSHSSAMPIDPATKLPVQPPPDDYDGEPPSMTQGPFQGTQIQIISPSGTSTDPRDKKTRQWLRSRGKITGGTAAHLEALAYISDSYFIGTVTRLHNLWRFPQFKPEDFDKLKPDMQEKVRTLHQWEGMGDDPRDMAGRPTLGMMVSLDHTIYFHEPKRVKADEWMMNEMESPWAGDGRGVVMQKIFAKDGTLLATCVQEGLVRLQPPEKEAKESKL is encoded by the exons ATGGAGAACCGCGCAACATTGCTCAGGCCGCCACCTCCCGACCCCAACAAGGCGCCCATTGAAAATGTCTTGGAAGTGACAGAGTTGGCTGTGTTAGGTCCT AACATCTTCACCAATGCCCGCAAACCCTGGCACCCGCCGGGAGCTCGTGGCATTTACGGCGGTGCCGTAATCGCCATGTGCCTCGCCGCCGCTCAGCGCACCGTAGCCGACGACTTCCTCCCCCACTCCTGCCACTGttacttcctcctcgccggcgcctccaacctccccatcctcttccacgTTGAGCAGGTCCGCGACGGCCGCAGCTTCGCAACTCGCACCGTCCAGGCCCGCCAACGGGGCCGCtgcatcttcaccaccaccatctcctttGTCAAGGATGGCTCCTCCGGTGCCCCGGGAACACAAGTCTCCCACTCCAGCGCTATGCCCATCGACCCAGCCACCAAACTCCCCGTCCAACCCCCGCCGGACGACTACGACGGTGAACCCCCCTCCATGACCCAAGGCCCCTTCCAAGGAACACAGATCCAAATCATTTCCCCCAGCGGCACGTCCACCGATCCCCGCGATAAAAAGACACGCCAATGGCTGCGGTCAAGAGGGAAAATCACCGGTGGCACCGCCGCTCATCTCGAGGCCTTGGCCTACATCAGCGACAGCTACTTCATCGGCACCGTAACTAGACTTCATAACCTGTGGAGGTTTCCCCAGTTCAAACCAGAAGACTTTGACAAGCTGAAGCCCGACATGCAGGAGAAGGTCAGGACGCTGCATCagtgggaggggatgggtgATGATCCGAGGGATATGGCTGGACGACCGACGTTGGGCATGATGGTGAGCTTGGACCATACGATTTATTTCCACGAGCCGAAGAGGGTCAAGGCGGATGagtggatgatgaatgagATGGAGAGTCCGTGggctggggatgggaggggggtggtgatgcagAAGATTTTTGCAAAGGACGGGACGTTGTTGGCTACTTGTGTGCAGGAG GGTCTTGTGAGGTTGCAGCCGCCTGAAAAGGAAGCGAAGGAGTCGAAGTTGTAG
- a CDS encoding uncharacterized protein (COG:I; EggNog:ENOG503NUG8) has translation MSDAGESSHRRTKSSALSLLRRKATGGAGDDNMSTASVEDTGAASTSLAGDSTTATSHASLTNAHQHSRGHSSKLSVSGSTMGRTPSHNAPSVSGAKSPNPLDKGASLESSVRKFRIVEALRNGDTASISKAIRESAEGGPRTSTSSFNTTTGPLEDTTILHLAIQCAEQPVVEYVLSDGAGSLDINARDKDGNTPLHIAAAQGRSHVVGLLLANKEINDAIANNQGRLPIDLARNPEIFQQLQLSRSLFAENKIRQVQDLILHGEFKVLEQVLEEPRFKTVLDINSTEFASDPVTVQAGGTLLHEAARAKNTRLIQVLLLHGADPFRRDRKGKLPQDVTKDEITRAMLKKSPAAVAAQRGIQEKAVLGSAAQGVINATPGDPLAGREAREMKGYLKKWTNYRKGYQLRWFVLEDGVLSYYKHQDDAGSACRGAINMRIAKLHMSADEKTKFEIIGKSSVKYTLKANHEVEAKRWFWALNNSIQWTKDQAKEEERQKAHNAELLKQAKAEISGTSISEPPSENASYIEPRGSIQLSRMHSSGKSHKSGLHGAGTVDSHDDDEFADAATEAGKTDHHGEGDYEDDDYGEGSSGQDAPPVNKDAFNITAQSAKLQLDTMAHVTAALLQEASKNPSLTLGDTKASQALSTYDAAIRSLTGLIGDLLRISKDRDAYWQYRLDRESEMRRMWEDSMAQVAKEQESLEARVSEAEAKRKATKRILKQAVETGILDESQILPPPAASTSAAATPAIAATTAPHDSTQVETAAADSVSAKSPALGGLSRRETVITQIADISDSESDEEEFFDAVDAGQVEVSQLPPSEIAEAKSENQIVVSGENDISDAFKGYENGIRTRLKMEADNRPKISLWGILKSMIGKDMTKMTLPVSFNEPTSLLYRCGEDMEYADLLDLAADRSDSIERLLYVSAFAASEYASTIGRVAKPFNPLLGETFEYVRPDKNYRFFIEQVSHHPPIGAAWAESPKWTYYGESSVKSKFYGRSFDINPLGTWFLKLRPTHGGKEDFYTWRKVTSSVVGIMTGNPVVDNYGPMEIKNHTTGEVCHIEFKARGWKASSAYLLTGKVLDASGHVRFSLGGRWNSKIYARFTPGYEATVEEPAGGDSGSIYRGSLTSADPNKAFLIWQANPRPEGIPFNLTPFVLTFNHIDDKLRPWIAPTDSRLRPDQRAMEDGEYDFAATEKNRLEEAQRARRREREARGEEFTPAWFSKAKCEITGEEYWQFNGEYWRRRQKAGPEGSYEEAWKGLEPIFE, from the exons ATGTCGGACGCGGGGGAGAG TTCGCATCGACGAACGAAATCCTCTGCCCTTTCACTCCTGAGACGCAAAGCTACTGGCGGTGCCGGTGACGACAACATGTCTACAGCTTCGGTCGAGGACACTGGCGCAGCGAGCACCAGTCTTGCCGGCGATTCGACTACCGCAACATCCCACGCATCTCTTACCAACGCCCACCAACATTCCAGGGGCCACAGCTCCAAGCTCTCAGTCTCTGGGAGCACCATGGGCCGTACACCATCACACAATGCCCCTTCGGTTAGCGGGGCTAAGTCTCCCAATCCGCTGGACAAGGGCGCCTCCCTCGAGTCATCCGTCAGAAAGTTCCGCATCGTTGAAGCTCTCCGCAACGGTGACActgcctccatctccaaagCCATCCGTGAAAGCGCCGAAGGGGGTCCCCGCACGAGCACCTCATCCTTCAACACAACAACCGGCCCCCTCGAAGATACCACAATACTTCACCTCGCCATCCAGTGTGCCGAGCAGCCCGTTGTTGAGTACGTTCTGTCTGACGGCGCTGGTTCTCTTGATATCAATGCTCGGGACAAGGATGGAAATACACCCCTTCATATCGCGGCAGCTCAGGGCCGTAGCCACGTGGTTGGACTCCTTCTAGCAAACAAGGAGATCAACGATGCCATCGCCAATAACCAGGGCCGCCTTCCAATCGATCTTGCCCGCAATCCCGAAATCTTCCAGCAGCTGCAGCTCTCGAGATCTCTGTTTGCTGAAAACAAGATCAGGCAAGTTCAGGATCTCATTCTCCACGGCGAGTTCAAAGTCTTGGagcaggtgttggaggaACCTCGTTTCAAGACAGTTTTGGATATCAACAGTACCGAATTTGCTTCGGACCCAGTTACAGTCCAGGCTGGGGGCACCCTCTTGCACGAAGCCGCACGCGCCAAGAACACTCGTCTAATTCAAGTTTTGCTTCTGCATGGCGCCGACCCCTTCCGCCGGGACCGCAAGGGCAAGCTCCCGCAAGATGTTACCAAGGACGAGATCACACGTGCCATGCTGAAGAAGTCACCAGCTGCCGTAGCGGCGCAAAGGGGGATCCAAGAGAAGGCCGTCCTGGGGTCTGCTGCCCAAGGCGTTATCAACGCGACTCCTGGTGATCCGCTTGCTGGCCGAGAGGCCCGTGAAATGAAAGGCTACCTCAAGAAGTGGACCAACTATAGAAAGGGGTATCAGCTGCGGTGGTTTGTTCTGGAGGACGGCGTGTTGAGCTACTACAAGCACCAAGATGATGCAGGCTCAGCCTGCCGTGGTGCTATCAACATGCGCATCGCCAAGCTTCACATGAGCGCTGATGAGAAGACCAAGTTTGAGATCATCGGGAAGTCATCGGTCAAGTACACACTCAAGGCAAACCACGAAGTCGAAGCTAAGCGCTGGTTCTGGGCCCTCAACAACTCGATTCAGTGGACGAAAGACCAGGctaaggaggaagagagacaAAAGGCCCATAACGCGGAGTTGCTGAAGCAGGCCAAAGCCGAGATTTCGGGTACTAGCATCTCTGAGCCACCTAGCGAGAACGCGAGCTACATTGAGCCCCGCGGCAGCATCCAGCTTTCACGGATGCACTCTTCCGGCAAGTCTCACAAGAGCGGACTTCATGGGGCTGGCACTGTGGacagccatgatgatgacgaattTGCTGACGCGGCGACGGAGGCTGGCAAGACTGATCATCACGGCGAAGGTGATTATGAAGATGATGACTATGGTGAGGGTTCGAGTGGGCAGGATGCTCCGCCAGTGAATAAGGATGCTTTCAACATCACTGCCCAGTCGGCTAAGCTGCAGCTCGATACCATGGCACACGTCACAGCCGCACTACTTCAAGAGGCGAGCAAGAATCCCAGCCTGACTCTGGGCGATACTAAGGCCTCGCAAGCTCTGTCGACTTATGACGCCGCCATCCGCTCGCTTACTGGGCTTATTGGTGACCTTTTGCGCATCTCAAAGGACCGTGATGCTTACTGGCAGTATCGCCTTGACCGCGAAAGTGAGATGCGCCGGATGTGGGAAGACAGCATGGCCCAGGTAGCCAAGGAGCAAGAGTCCCTTGAGGCTCGCGTCAGTGAGGCTGAGGCCAAGAGAAAAGCTACCAAGCGCATCCTCAAACAGGCTGTTGAGACCGGCATTCTTGACGAGAGCCAGATACTACCACCACCTGCTGCTTCcacttctgctgctgctactccAGCTATcgctgccaccaccgctcctCATGATAGCACTCAGGTGGAGACGGCGGCAGCAGACTCTGTGAGCGCAAAGTCCCCCGCCCTGGGAGGCCTTTCGAGACGTGAGACGGTGATTACCCAGATCGCCGACATCTCGGATTCAGAGtcagacgaggaggagttctTCGATGCAGTTGATGCCGGCCAGGTCGAAGTATCGCAGTTGCCACCGTCCGAGATCGCGGAAGCCAAGAGTGAAAACCAGATCGTTGTGTCGGGTGAGAACGACATCAGCGATGCCTTCAAGGGGTACGAAAATGGCATTCGAACCCGTCTGAAGATGGAAGCAGATAATAGGCCCAAGATTTCACTCTGG GGTATTCTGAAATCTATGATCGGAAAGGATATGACCAAAATGACCCTCCCCGTATCTTTCAACGAACCTACCTCTCTTCTGTACCGGTGCGGCGAGGACATGGAGTATGCCGACCTTTTGGATCTTGCGGCCGACCGCTCTGATTCGATTGAGCGTCTGCTCTACGTTTCTGCCTTTGCTGCCAGCGAATACGCTTCGACTATTGGTCGTGTAGCCAAGCCTTTCAACCCTTTGCTCGGTGAGACGTTTGAGTACGTTAGACCCGACAAGAACTACCGCTTCTTCATTGAGCAAGtcagccatcatcctcccatcGGTGCTGCTTGGGCCGAATCGCCCAAGTGGACCTACTACGGTGAATCTTCTGTCAAGTCAAAGTTTTATGGTCGTTCCTTCGACATCAATCCCCTCGGTACCTGGTTCCTCAAGCTCCGTCCCACCCACGGCGGCAAGGAGGACTTCTACACTTGGCGCAAGGTCACCTCGTCGGTCGTGGGTATCATGACCGGTAACCCAGTTGTTGACAACTACGGACCAATGGAGATCAAGAACCACACCACGGGTGAAGTCTGCCACATCGAGTTCAAGGCCCGAGGCTGGAAGGCTTCCAGCGCCTATCTCCTGACAGGCAAGGTGCTGGATGCCAGCGGCCATGTTCGGTTCAGCTTGGGTGGCAGGTGGAACTCCAAGATCTACGCCCGCTTCACACCAGGGTACGAGGCGACTGTCGAAGAGCCGGCGGGTGGTGACTCCGGGTCTATCTACCGGGGCAGTCTCACCTCGGCCGACCCCAACAAGGCTTTCCTCATCTGGCAGGCGAATCCCCGCCCCGAAGGCATTCCATTCAATCTCACTCCTTTTGTTCTGACGTTCAATCACATCGATGATAAGCTTCGCCCATGGATCGCGCCAACTGATTCCCGCCTGAGACCGGATCAGCGCGcgatggaggatggggagtaCGATTTTGCCGCTACGGAGAAGAACAGACTGGAGGAGGCGCAgagagcgaggagaagggagagggaggccaggggggaggagtttaCCCCGGCGTGGTTCAGCAAGGCGAAGTGTGAGATTACGGGAGAGGAGTATTGGCAGTTTAATGGGGAGtattggaggaggaggcagaaggCGGGACCGGAAGGGAGTTATGAGGAGGCTTGGAAGGGTTTGGAGCCCATCTTTGAGTAG